One genomic segment of Panicum virgatum strain AP13 chromosome 2N, P.virgatum_v5, whole genome shotgun sequence includes these proteins:
- the LOC120662563 gene encoding polygalacturonase QRT2-like, with product MMRKYIFHPFIFISESLLMWILLAFSFLQPCKQAPTALTFSSCKNLRLENLKLRNSQQIHMSVEDCSHVKLAHLSITAPGASPNTDGIHIARSRRVHVTDCTIKTGDDCISIEDGTENLHVKNILCGPGHGISIGSLGDHGSEAYVINVTVDSVTLHGTTNGARIKTWQGGRGYAKNIIFRNTIMDSVWNPIIIDQNYCDSAAPCKKQKSAVEVSNVLFKNIRGTSASKEAIKLSCSSGVPCHGIALENVKLTLKGGSGVAKSTCENARWRKSGTVAPQPLYPHFRTIMSILEFRFS from the exons ATGATGAGGAAATATATATTCCATCCTTTCATTTTTATTTCTGAAAGCTTGCTGATGTGGATTCTTCTTGCATTTTCCTTTCTTCAGCCATGCAAACAAGCTCCAACGGCTTTGACATTCTCCTCCTGTAAAAATCTCAGATTGGAAAATCTGAAACTGAGGAACAGCCAGCAAATCCACATGTCAGTAGAGGATTGCAGCCACGTCAAATTAGCCCACCTATCAATCACAGCCCCAGGGGCTAGCCCTAACACCGATGGCATCCACATCGCCCGCAGCAGACGTGTTCACGTCACAGACTGCACAATCAAGACCGGAGACGACTGCATCTCCATTGAGGACGGAACTGAGAACCTCCATGTCAAGAACATCCTGTGTGGACCGGGGCATGGAATCAGCATTGGCAGCCTAGGCGACCATGGATCTGAAGCTTATGTTATCAATGTCACAGTCGACAGCGTGACACTGCATGGGACGACAAACGGAGCTCGCATCAAGACATGGCAAGGGGGGAGGGGCTATGCAAAGAACATCATCTTCCGGAACACGATCATGGACAGCGTATGGAACCCAATCATCATCGACCAGAACTATTGTGACTCTGCCGCACCCTGCAAGAAACAG AAATCTGCGGTAGAGGTGAGCAATGTGCTGTTCAAGAACATCAGGGGCACAAGTGCATCAAAAGAGGCTATCAAGCTGAGCTGCAGCTCAGGCGTGCCTTGCCATGGCATAGCCCTGGAGAACGTGAAGCTGACTCTCAAGGGCGGCAGTGGTGTTGCCAAGAGCACTTGTGAGAATGCAAGATGGAGGAAATCAGGGACGGTAGCTCCACAGCCATTGTACCCCCATTTTAGAACTATTATGAGCATACTTGAATTTAGATTTTCATAA